The following are encoded in a window of Flavobacterium cupriresistens genomic DNA:
- the hemH gene encoding ferrochelatase, which translates to MKGVLLVNLGSPESPTQKDVKPYLDEFLMDKYVIDVPYLLRALLVRGIILRKRPKESAHAYAKIWWDEGSPLVVLSERMQKKVQPLVNVPVALAMRYGTMTIEKGLQELHEKGVTEVLLFPLYPQYAMASTLTILVKAEEIRKKKFPQMTFTDVPAFYNKPDYIRNLADSIQKHLSGFQYDHLLFSYHGIPERHIRKTDVTKSHCKIDGSCCRTPSPAHDFCYRYQCYETTKQVIKLLGLPEDKYSLTFQSRLAGDKWLEPYTDIEIDKMPAKGIKNLAVVTPAFVSDCLETLEEIAMRAKEDFEKNGGENFLAIPCLNDDQKWCRTVSSWINDWAE; encoded by the coding sequence ATGAAAGGTGTATTATTAGTAAATTTAGGATCTCCTGAAAGCCCGACACAAAAAGATGTAAAGCCGTATTTAGATGAATTTTTAATGGATAAATATGTGATCGATGTTCCGTATTTACTAAGAGCTTTATTAGTCCGAGGCATCATCTTAAGAAAAAGACCCAAAGAATCGGCACATGCTTATGCAAAAATCTGGTGGGATGAAGGTTCGCCCCTTGTGGTGCTTTCAGAAAGAATGCAGAAAAAAGTACAGCCTTTGGTAAATGTTCCTGTTGCTCTTGCAATGCGTTATGGAACTATGACTATTGAAAAAGGACTGCAGGAACTGCACGAAAAAGGCGTAACGGAAGTACTGCTTTTTCCGCTGTATCCACAATATGCAATGGCTTCAACGTTAACTATTTTGGTTAAAGCAGAAGAAATTCGCAAGAAGAAATTTCCACAAATGACTTTTACCGATGTTCCTGCGTTTTACAATAAACCGGATTATATAAGGAATCTGGCGGATTCAATTCAGAAACATTTATCCGGATTTCAATACGATCATTTGTTATTCTCGTATCACGGAATCCCGGAACGTCACATCCGCAAAACAGATGTAACCAAATCCCATTGCAAAATTGACGGTTCCTGCTGCAGAACACCATCACCGGCGCATGATTTCTGCTATCGCTACCAATGTTATGAAACGACAAAACAAGTAATAAAATTATTAGGTCTTCCAGAAGATAAATACAGCTTAACGTTCCAGTCCCGACTGGCTGGAGATAAATGGCTGGAGCCTTATACCGATATTGAAATTGATAAGATGCCGGCAAAAGGAATTAAAAATCTGGCAGTCGTAACACCTGCTTTCGTTTCGGATTGTTTAGAAACGCTCGAAGAAATCGCCATGCGCGCCAAAGAAGATTTTGAAAAAAATGGAGGAGAAAATTTCCTGGCTATTCCCTGTTTAAATGACGACCAGAAGTGGTGCCGGACTGTTAGCAGCTGGATTAATGACTGGGCTGAATAA